The bacterium genome contains the following window.
CGACCCGCTGCTTAGAAGGCAGCCGCTCTATCCAACTGAGCTACCGGGGCGTCGTGGCGAGAAGGGTAGCGAGCTATCTCCTCGCGTCGCTCGCGAGGTAGGCAGCGACCCGCTGCTCGGCGTTTGCGCGGACATTCATCGTGAAGAGGGCGTAGTCGTAGACGTGGAAGTTGCCCTGGCGGACGAGGACGTCCCAGCCGTCGCCCTCGGGCGTCGGATCGATCTGCAGCTGGCCAGCGCTGCAGCGGGCGCCAAGCATCTCGACCGTGATCGGAGGGAGCGCGTTGCGGTCGTTCTGGCCGAGGGGCAGAGCGCCCAGGTGCTCGCTGGCCGGTGCGCGCGTGTCGCCTCGGGTCCACGACAACGGATTGGTGCACAGGTTGGTCTCCGGCGCTTCGAGTTCGTTGATCTCGGAGCGGGGCTCGGCATCGGCGCTGACGGTGCGCCAGCCGATCAGGCAGCCCGTGTCCTGCGCGGTTTCGCAGGCAGGCAGCGGGAGCTCCGCACCTAACTTCGTCGTGGGGATCCAGCCGCCGATCAGGTAGGCCGCGACGAGTCGCTCGCGGAGCGCCCGGCCCTCTTCGCCCGAGAAGCGTTCTTGCAGTAGTGTCTGGGCGTGCCGGCTGCCCTGGCTGTGGCTGGCAAGAATGAAGGGACGGCCCCCGCTCCGCTCGTTCAGCCAGTGGTCGAAGGCGCGTTCCACATCGGTGTAGGCCAGTTCCAGGCCCTTGGCTTTGTCGGGCGTGAAGTAGCCGCCCAGGGCCATCTGCCGGTAATAGGGGGCGAAGATGCGGCCTGCTCCGTTGAAGCTGCTCGCCTGGGTGGCCATCACGCCGGTATCCGTGATCTCTGCAGCGTCCGGGTCGTCCCAGGGAGCGTTGAAGTGCTCGCCGTTGTAGTAGGTCGTCGGGTGGAGGAAGAAGACATCGACCGGCGCTTCGGCCTGCCGATCGACCGCATCGGAACCGGGCGGCACCAGATCAGCCGGGTCGGAGACGTCGGGGTGGGCCGCCCAGCTGGCGAGCTCGGCGTAGTCCGGGGCCGGCGGCGGCGTGTGCGAATCGAAGGGCGCCGGTGTGATCCACCACTGAAACATGGCCCTGCATCCGAGCGTGGATGTCGCCATGAGCAGCAGGATCGTCGGCAGGAGAAGACGCCTCGTCATGGGCCCAGCCTAGCTTTTCCGGTGGTTCCTGACGGCCCCCACCCGGTGTAGGATGGGCGCTGGGCGAAGGGAGACTGATTTGCTGGATGGCTGCCGGGTGCTGGATCTTTCCGATGATCGAGGCCAGATGTGCGGGATGATGCTCGCCGACCTGGGGGCGGACGTGATCTGCGTCGAGCCCCCGGATGGCAACCCGGCCCGACGGCTCGGACCCTTTGCCGATGGTGAGCCGGGCGCCGAGCGTTCGCTGTTCTGGTGGTCCTACGCCCGGGGCAAGCGCAGCGTCATGCTCGACCGGACGACCGATGAGGGCCGCGCGAAGCTCCGGGAGCTGGCTACGACCGCCGACGTGTGGATCGAGTCCGATGCGCCCGGGGCCCTGGCCGCGGAAGGGTTCGGCTACGAGGAGCTGGCCTCGCTGAACCCGGGCCTCATCTACGTCTCCATCACGGCGTTCGGCCAGGACGGACCCAAAGCGGCGTGGCCCGCGACCGACCTCACCCTCCTCGCAGCGGGCGGTCCCCTCTGGCTGACCGGCGACGATGACCGGGCTCCCGTGCGCATTCGCGTGCCGCAGGCCTTCTTCCACGCCGGAATCGAGGCGAACGTGGCGGTGCTCGTGGCACTTCACGAGCGCCAGCGTTCGGGGCTCGGCCAGCACATCGATATCTCGGCGCAGCAGGCGGTGACGCTCGCGACCCAGTCGGATCTGGTGGCCGCTCAGGTCGGCGAGGCGGGAGCGCAGCGCTTCGCGGGTGGGCTCAAGCTCGGGCCGATCGTCGTGCGCTTCGGCTACCCGGCACTTGATGGCTTCGTCTCCATCACCCATCTCTTCGGCTCGACGGTCGGGCCCGCGACCGCACGCCTGATGGCCTGTGTCCATGAGGACGGTTTCTGCGATGATGCGATGCGAGATACGGACTGGGTCGATTTCTTCGCATTGGTGTTGGCGGGAAAACGGACGTTCGATGACTTCGAGGCCGCCAAGAGCGCCATCGCGGCTTGGACAGCATCAAAGACGAAGCAGGAACTGCTCGCACTGGCCATGGAACGCCGTCTTCTCGTCGCTCCAGTCAGTACCCCGGAAGATGTGGCCAAGAGCGAGCAATTCGAAGAGCGGGGCTATTTCATGCGAACCGAACGCCCCGACGGCAAGGGCCATACCGTGGCGTGTGGTCCGTGGGCGAAGCTCTCTCGCAGTCCTCTCACGCAGGGCGGACGCGCCCCGCGCCTCGGCGAGCATCAGAGCGAGGTGCTCGAAGACCGGCGCGAGCCGCGTGCCGTGCCGGCCGCGGCGGGGCCGAGCGGCCCGCCTGGGCTCCCGCTCGATGGCGTGAAGATCCTCGACTTCATGTGGGCACTCGCAGGCCCGATCGCCACGCGGATGTTATGCGACTACGGTGCAACGGTGATCCGCGTCGAATCCACCTCCCGCCTCGACGTATGTCGCACGCTGCGGCCCTTCGCCGGTGGCGTGTCCGGCGAGGACGCCTCCGTCGTCTTCCATACGGCCAACACGGGCAAGCAGATGCTCACGCTCGATCTGGCCAACCCCGAGGGGCGCCAGGTGATCCTCGACCTCGTGCAATGGGCCGACGTCGTCTGCGAATCCTTCGCACCGGGCACGATGGCGAAGCTGGGTTTCGACTACGAGACCCTGCGCATGGAGAAGCCCGAGCTCATCATGCTCTCCACCTGCCTGATGGGACAGACCGGACCGATCTCACGCTTTGCAGGCTATGGCAACCTGGCCGGCGCGGTCTGCGGCTTCTCGGAACTGACGGGCTGGCAGGATCGCCCGCCGGCCAGCCCCTTCGGCGCCTACACGGACTACATCGCTCCGAGGTTCAACGCCTCGGCGGTGCTGGCGGCCCTCGAGCATCGGCGGCGCACTGGGGAAGGCCAGCACATCGATCTCTCCCAGGCCGAGGCTTCCCTTCACGCGTTGGCTCCTGCGGTGCTCGCCTACACCACGAACGGCGAGATCTGGACACGCGAGGGCAATCAAGACGAAGACATGGCGCCCCACGGCTGTTTTCCGGTGGCTGGAGAGGATCGCTGGATCGCGCTCGCGGCTCGGAACGACCATGAGTGGGAGGCACTCTGCGAGGTACTCGGGGCAGGCTCCCTGGCATCCGACCCGCGCTTCGACTCCCTCGCTACCCGGCAGCGCAACGCGGAAGCGCTCGACCTCGCGTTGGCAGAACTCACGACCGGGCGGGACGGCGCCGAGCTCGAGACCGCATTGATCGCACAAGGCATCCCCGCCCATTGCGTGCTCGATAGCCAGGGCCTCTCGGAGGATCCCCAACTCCAGGCGCGTGGCCACTTCGTCCGGGTCGAGGGCGGCAGCGTGCCCACGGTCGTGGAGACTTCACGCTCACGTCTCTCACGCACGCCGGCTCGCGTCCCCACCGAATTCCCGAGCCTCGGCGCCGGCAACTTCGACGTCCTGAGCCAACTCCTGGGCTACGACGATGAACGCTTCGCCGAGCTGGCCGTTGCGGGTGTGCTGGAGTAGACACCCGAATCAGCCGCCCAGATCCTGCCCTCCCGAAGCGATCAATCGCTCGAGCCGCTCGAGCCGCAGCCCCTCGGGCCCGTCGATGCGAGCCAGCCACGTTCGGACGTAGTCGAAATCGAGGGGAGCGTCGCAGGCGTAGATCATCCCGGCGATATCGTTCCAATCCTTCTCGCGATTGAAGGTGGCCTTGTAGGTGATCAGGTCTTCTGCACTCAGGATATGGATCGGGTCGCCGTAGAAATCCACGCGCCGGCGACGCCCCATCGAACTCATGTGCAGGGCGTCGTAGGCAAAGAACAGATCGATGGGCGTGTCGTCCCAGAACACGCGCACTTGTTCGTCGCGGGCGACGAGATGGCGCAGGCCGGGGTTGCTGACCGCTGCGCCCAGGGCAGCGAGGGTCCCGAAGACACGCTCGGCCTGGTCCACGCCCAGGAACACGTTCACGTCGATATCGTGGGTCGCTCGAATGCTGCCGTAGTAGCCGAGAGCCTGGGCGCCGCCAAAGGCGTGTGGAATGTCTTCCGCTTGGAAGATCCGTTCGATCGACACGATCTGTTCGTCGAGTAGCATGCAGGCTTCTCGGAATGCTAGGCGGGCTCACCGGAACTGAAACGGGGAAAGGGCTCGGGGGACGCTTCACGCCGCGGCCCGCGGGAGTGGACGACCCGGCTCGCGACACGCAGAAGGCCGCGTAGCGCCTTGCCTCGCGCAGCTTCGCTGCGACCGAGCCAATCTGCGGCGTCGGTCAGGTGGGCCGGGAGCGGCTGTTCCTCTGCGGCCGCGAGGGCTCCTCTTAGCTGGGCCACCAGGCTCGGCTCGGGCAACATGCCCCGCCGCAACTCGGCAAGGAACTTGCGCGCGGTCGCATGCGTTCGATGGCGCGAGACGGCGAT
Protein-coding sequences here:
- a CDS encoding DUF3089 domain-containing protein, translated to MTRRLLLPTILLLMATSTLGCRAMFQWWITPAPFDSHTPPPAPDYAELASWAAHPDVSDPADLVPPGSDAVDRQAEAPVDVFFLHPTTYYNGEHFNAPWDDPDAAEITDTGVMATQASSFNGAGRIFAPYYRQMALGGYFTPDKAKGLELAYTDVERAFDHWLNERSGGRPFILASHSQGSRHAQTLLQERFSGEEGRALRERLVAAYLIGGWIPTTKLGAELPLPACETAQDTGCLIGWRTVSADAEPRSEINELEAPETNLCTNPLSWTRGDTRAPASEHLGALPLGQNDRNALPPITVEMLGARCSAGQLQIDPTPEGDGWDVLVRQGNFHVYDYALFTMNVRANAEQRVAAYLASDARR
- a CDS encoding CoA transferase: MLDGCRVLDLSDDRGQMCGMMLADLGADVICVEPPDGNPARRLGPFADGEPGAERSLFWWSYARGKRSVMLDRTTDEGRAKLRELATTADVWIESDAPGALAAEGFGYEELASLNPGLIYVSITAFGQDGPKAAWPATDLTLLAAGGPLWLTGDDDRAPVRIRVPQAFFHAGIEANVAVLVALHERQRSGLGQHIDISAQQAVTLATQSDLVAAQVGEAGAQRFAGGLKLGPIVVRFGYPALDGFVSITHLFGSTVGPATARLMACVHEDGFCDDAMRDTDWVDFFALVLAGKRTFDDFEAAKSAIAAWTASKTKQELLALAMERRLLVAPVSTPEDVAKSEQFEERGYFMRTERPDGKGHTVACGPWAKLSRSPLTQGGRAPRLGEHQSEVLEDRREPRAVPAAAGPSGPPGLPLDGVKILDFMWALAGPIATRMLCDYGATVIRVESTSRLDVCRTLRPFAGGVSGEDASVVFHTANTGKQMLTLDLANPEGRQVILDLVQWADVVCESFAPGTMAKLGFDYETLRMEKPELIMLSTCLMGQTGPISRFAGYGNLAGAVCGFSELTGWQDRPPASPFGAYTDYIAPRFNASAVLAALEHRRRTGEGQHIDLSQAEASLHALAPAVLAYTTNGEIWTREGNQDEDMAPHGCFPVAGEDRWIALAARNDHEWEALCEVLGAGSLASDPRFDSLATRQRNAEALDLALAELTTGRDGAELETALIAQGIPAHCVLDSQGLSEDPQLQARGHFVRVEGGSVPTVVETSRSRLSRTPARVPTEFPSLGAGNFDVLSQLLGYDDERFAELAVAGVLE